The following proteins are co-located in the Agelaius phoeniceus isolate bAgePho1 chromosome 36, bAgePho1.hap1, whole genome shotgun sequence genome:
- the LOC143696549 gene encoding vitelline membrane outer layer protein 1 homolog, which translates to MAPSPPRPRLALVALVALVALVAPPARGWDRDAPTATLAVTNGGQWGQWGQPQFCPGRAYASGFQLKVEPHKGFFGDDTGLNGVRLLCDKAGEATSSEGPRGAWSRPESCPPGQRLVSFRLRVEAPRGLWDDTAANAMAAICSGGSLLEGRGGPQGTWGNWSLPCPPGAGVCGLRTRVEPPQRGGDDTGLNDVELYCCS; encoded by the exons ATGGCTCCGTccccgccgcgcccccgcctggccctggtggccttggtggccctggtggccctggtggcgCCCCCGGCgcggggctgggacagggacgcCCCCACGGCCACGCTGGCGGTGACAAacgggggacagtggggacaatggggacagccCCAGTTCTGCCCCGGGAGAGCCTACGCCAGCGGCTTCCAGCTCAag GTGGAGCCCCACAAGGGATTTTTCGGGGACGACACGGGGCTGAACGGGGTCCGGCTGCTCTGTGACAAGGCAGGAGAGGCCACGTCCAGCGAGGGGCC CCGCGGCGCCTGGAGCCGGCCGGAGTCGTGTCCCCCCGGGCAGCGCCTGGTCTCCTTCCGGCTGCGCGTGGAGGCGCCGCGCGGGCTCTGGGACGACACGGCCGCCAACGCCATGGCCGCCATCTGCTCCGGGGGCTCCCTGCTCGAGGGCCGCGGCGGCCCCCAGGGCACCTGGGGCAACTGgagcctgccctgcccgcccggggccggcgTCTGCGGCCTCCGCACCCGCGTGGAGCCCCCCCAGCGCGGCGGCGACGACACCGGCCTGAACGACGTCGAGCTctactgctgcagctga
- the LOC143696543 gene encoding voltage-gated potassium channel subunit beta-2-like, with protein sequence MSDVIEQGLALYWGTAGGAPGDVMDAFAVARQLNLAAPVCQWAELPPEPRLFRLLGLGAVTWAPLGPAPSPDEETPGNGAAEPRSPLALGSLQPLAQRLGCSERQLGIAWSLRLEGVSSVLLGAETPRGLRELIQALQVLPRLGPAALRELEPLLGGGASP encoded by the exons ATGAGTGACGTCAtcgagcagggcctggcgctCTACTGGGGCACGGCCGGGGGCGCCCCCGGTGACGTCATG GACGCCTTCGCGGTGGCGCGGCAGCTGAACCTGGCGGCCCCCGTCTGCCAGTGGGCGGAGCTTCCGCCGGAGCCACGCCTCTTCCGCCTCCTCG GCCTCGGCGCCGTCACCTGGGCCCCGCTgggccccgcccccagccccgacGAGGAGACCCCCGGGAACGGCGCGGCCGAG ccccgctccccgctGGCTCTGGGGTCGCTGCAGCCGCTGGCGCAGAGGTTGGGCTGCTCCGAGAGACAGCTCGGCATCg cgtGGTCCCTGCGCCTCGAGGGCGTCTCCTCGGTGCTGCTGGGGGCCGAGACCCcgcgggggctgcgggagctgatccaggccctgcag GTCCTGCCCCGCCTCGGCCCCGCCGCCCTGCGCGAGCTCGAGCCCCTGCTGGGGGGCGGGGCCTCGCCCTGA
- the TRAPPC1 gene encoding trafficking protein particle complex subunit 1, whose translation MTIHNLYIFDRGGRCLFYSEWHRRRGPGIPQEEEFKLMFGMLFSLRSFVAKMSPTDMRDGFVSFHTSKYRLHYLETPSGLRLVLNTDLGVASAREALQQIYGNLFVELVVKNPLCPPRAPIQSLLFRQRLDAFVRSLPYFGPRNPNN comes from the exons ATGACCATTCACAACCTTTACATCTTTGACCGCGGGGGGCGCTGCCTCTTCTACAGCGAATGGCACCGCAGGAGGGGCCCGGGCATCCCCCAGGAGGAG GAGTTCAAGCTGATGTTTGGGATGCTCTTCTCGCTCCGCTCCTTCGTGGCCAAGATGAGTCCCACGGACATG CGGGACGGGTTCGTGTCCTTCCACACCAGCAAATATCGGCTCCATTACCTGGAGACGCCCTCGGGGCTGCGCCTGGTGCTCAACACCGACCTGGGCGTGGCCAGCGCCCGCGAGGCCCTGCAGCAGATCTACGGCAAC ctttttgTGGAGCTGGTGGTGAAGaatcccctgtgccccccccGGGCCCCCATCCAGAGCCTCCTGTTCCGGCAGCGCCTCGACGCCTTCGTGCGCAGCCTGCCCTACTTCGGGCCCCGAAATCCCAATaattga